The DNA segment aaaaaaaaattctgtaaaatGAGCATTATTCACTAAATTCTACGCATCAATCCCTCCCCGCTTTGAAACAGAGATCAGATTGCTTAAGAAAATTcatgtactttttttatttttattatttataattattttataaatatattaattgtgattattttagtagcactttttttttttacccacccaacatttttttcttttaatttttttagactTCACTAATTTCACAGTAATTCTCCaatcctatttttttcttctttgttatcGTTTTCAAACGCCGGAAAGATCTTTAACCCCGCGTCGTAAGCCGCGTTGGACCCCGTGGATGGCGCCTTCGAGTTTTGGCCTTGGAAAGCCCCCGCCTTAGCGCCGATTTGACGTCCTTGTTTTTCAGGCTGTAAATGAGGGGGTTTAACATGGGCACCAGCGCCGTGTACAACAAGGAAAGGAATTTCCCGGAGTCCGGCGCCGGCGGCGCCGCTTTTAGGTACTGGCAGAAAAGGGTCACGTAGAAGAGGGCGACTACCGTCAGATGCGAGCCGCAGGTGTAAAAGGCCTTGCGTCTTCCCGGCTGGGAGCGGACGGCCGCTACGGCGCCGATAATGTACGAGTAAGAGAGGAAGGTGaggaaaaaaggaataaaaccgGAAAATATGGACTCGTAAAAAACGACGTTCCTTAGGAAGGCGGTATCGTCGCAGGAAATGTCCATGAGGGCGCTGAGGTCGCAGAAGAAGTGGTTGACCCTGTTGGACTTGAAGCAGGAGAAGCCGgcgtatatagatatatagggcACGGCCTCGACGAATCCGAGCGCCCAGCATACGGAGGCCAGCGTGACGCAGACGCGGCCGCTCATCACCGCCTGATAGCGGAGGGGGCTGCAGACGGCCACGTAGCGGTCGTAGCTCATGGCCGTTAGTATCGATATCTCAATGGCTACCAAGGACATGAAGCAGTAGAGCTGGGCCATACAAGAGGGGAAGGAGACCGCGTTCCTCCCCGACATAAATGCGAGGAGAGCCCCGAGGAGCGTGTCGCTGGAGTAACAAACGTCCACCAAGGAAAGGTTTCGtaagaagaaatacatgggGGTCTGAAGATGAGGGTCCAAGCAGGCCACCAGAAATATGAGCAGGTTGCCCCCCAATGTGGTGAGATAGATGGTCAACAAGAGGAGGAAGACGGGGAGCTGTAGCTCGGGGGTCTTCGAGATGCCTTCCAGAATGAGATAAGCGAAGGTCTGATTGTTCCGTTCCATACCTCGCTGGTCTTCTCTGACTGCGAGCCCACGGAGCGTGCGATAAAGGAGGTTTATCGGACGGGGGGCCAGCACGGCAACGCTCCGGGCTCGGCcgccatctaaaaaaaaaagggttttttattaacaaaccaTGAATTTAAAGGGGGCGGTAAAGACTTTCAACAAGAATCCTTCTATTTGGCTCATTACGGGTGGATTTTTGTGTCCTcgcaagtttaaaaaaagaattactgAAGATAATCGGAGAATATTATATCGGAGAACAAAGGGTTCAtgcaatatgtatttatttatttaaagaaatgtggatatttatgcaaataagaaattattaataaaaccagatttttttctatattaaaaatagaaatatttctgTACGGCAGCGGGAATATTCTGGCCTCCCGGAgctgaatgggttaatttatttttttatggaaattcCCCAAATTTTCTTGCTGGAGCTTCGTTCCAAGGTGATCCGTATTATCGggcaataaatataaacatagagAGTCCACGGAATTCCGCCCCatctaaaaatacaaataaagctTATTCTACATCACGTCATACTCTGTATCTTTATACAAAATATTCTTTTATTAGATTTTAGTTAAGAATTtctttgttagttttttttttaaatgattagagTTTTCTGGAAACATAGaaacctgctggcagatcggcccccattcggcccgtctagtctgcccgttctcCTGTAAAGACTTCTAAGAcctctcgtcttagattcaggagccgtatgcctatcccatgcatctttaaatcccctcactgaattaccctctaccacctctgctgggagactgttcctcttatctaccacactctcgGTAAAGCAAAACTTCCATACAttgcatctaaacctctgaccctctagttttacatTATGGTCTGGtgttcttattatatatatatatataattatatacatccCTCCCATACAATAGAACGATATTGATTAATCTGATCGGAATTGCCCGaaggtttatttcaaataatccCAAATCTTACCCCGTCTGCTAATTCTGTGTTGAGATTCGGGTTGTTATAATCTGTGGCCCTTTTCCTGGCCACCGTAGTCCATCGGCGGCTAACGTGAGGACAGGTGAATTATTCCGCGAGATATTAATAATATACGTTCTGATTTAGTCTTTTTCCAGAAGTCGCCATAATTTACGTTTTCGCTTCCATATCGAGCTGAATCAAAGCTtttcaataaataaagagtTCTGACGAGTAACTCCTTTTTATTCCTGTTTTATAACCCTTGGAGAACCGAGAGGTTAAATCCCGCGTGACCTTAATAATAACAACCAGTGCATTTCACTTAACTCTTTATGTGCCTCTACTTGCAACCTTCCTATAGATCTTCCTTTAAAAAAGGGAATTTGACCGTTCCTAAGATCCGAGTGACCCCCCCGCCATacagtcccatggaaaaataaccctctactctgtatacagcaataacccccagtgctgtatacagcaataacccccagcgctgtatacagtaatatagcccccagcgctgtatacagtaatataacccccagcgctgtatacagtaatataacccccagcgctgtatacagtaatataacccccagcgctgtatacagtaatataaccccccagcgctgtatacagtaatataacccccagcgctgtatacagtaatataacccccagcgctgtatacagtaatataacccccagcgctgtatacagtaatataacccccagcgctgtatacagtaatataacctcccagcgctgtatacagtaatataacccccagcgctgtatacagtaatataaccccccagcgctgtatacagtaatataacccccagcgctgtatacagtaatataacccccagcgctgtatacagtaatataacccccagcgctgtatacagtaatataacccccagcgctgtatacagtaatataacccccagcgctgtatacagtaatataacccccagctctgtatacagtaatataacccccagcgctgtatacagtaatataaccccccagcactgtatacagtaatataaccccccgcactgtatacagtaatataacccccagcgctgtatacagtaatgtaacccccagctctgtatacagtaatataaccccccagcgctgtatacagtaatataacccccagcgctgtatacagtaatataacccccagcgctgtatacagtaatataacccccagcgctgtatacagtaatataaccccccagcgctgtatacagtaatataaccccccagcgctgtatacagtaatataacccccagcgctgtatacagtaatataaccccagcgctgtatacagtaatataacccccagcgctgtatacagtaatataacccccagcgctgtatacagtaatataaccccccagcgctgtatacagtaatataacccccagcgctgtatacagtaatataacccccagcgctgtatacagtaatataacccccagcgctgtatacagtaatgtatgaGCTGAtactttacggcaatgctaatgaagtctgtttcattagtcagagagtcttaCTGGGTAATTAAGACTAAGCAATACCATTGTTTCTCACAGACAGTAACATCATTTGTCTTGCAGATAATGCTAAAATTACGCGGctagaacatataaataattaacttaAAATACCCCTTATAAAGGATCTGTCACCGGATGCCTTTCACAAATCGACCAACTGGAATCTCGAACCTTAAACAAATGCCTTTGGACTTCCAGGATAACAAAATGTtcaggggcatcaggggaggaaataggggcatcaggggaggaaagggtcCCAAAGAAGGACTGGCCAAACCAAAACAGgtacacttgggaggtatgtctATTAACATGATGTTAGAGGTTAACGTGGATACGTACGAATTTCACAGGGTTACCACCTGGCAGCTCTATTGCCCCATACAGGAGGCAAAAAGTGGTCTTGGCTGAATGCTGGGGCCACAGCTGGCCAGGGTATATTTAAATGGACCGGTCCTATGCGAGGAATGGTCTGCCTTAATGCTGCCCCCGCCACCCGGGGTCGCCCCTTAGTGACCCGGCGTCTCCGGGCGAAACCCCAGAGTCCCCCGGTATGGAGACCGCCCTTCAGATATCTAAAATGTTTGATATTTTTcatgaaacaaattaaaa comes from the Spea bombifrons isolate aSpeBom1 chromosome 8, aSpeBom1.2.pri, whole genome shotgun sequence genome and includes:
- the LOC128503213 gene encoding olfactory receptor 8D1-like; amino-acid sequence: MERNNQTFAYLILEGISKTPELQLPVFLLLLTIYLTTLGGNLLIFLVACLDPHLQTPMYFFLRNLSLVDVCYSSDTLLGALLAFMSGRNAVSFPSCMAQLYCFMSLVAIEISILTAMSYDRYVAVCSPLRYQAVMSGRVCVTLASVCWALGFVEAVPYISIYAGFSCFKSNRVNHFFCDLSALMDISCDDTAFLRNVVFYESIFSGFIPFFLTFLSYSYIIGAVAAVRSQPGRRKAFYTCGSHLTVVALFYVTLFCQYLKAAPPAPDSGKFLSLLYTALVPMLNPLIYSLKNKDVKSALRRGLSKAKTRRRHPRGPTRLTTRG